A segment of the Silvanigrella paludirubra genome:
ATTTATCAATATCCTAATAGACAAGGATATCTCCCATTAAGAGAGTTTATTGCCTTTGAACTTGAAAACAAAGGAATGCCTATATTTAATGCCGAACAAGTTTTAATATGCAATGGCGCAATACAAGCACTAAATATTGTTCTTAACACATATTTATCTCCTAATGATTATATTGTCATTGAAGCACCAAACTATGAATTTTATTTTTCATCTTTCATATTAAAAAAGTATAAACATATATATTTAGAAAGAACACCTGAAAAAATTAATTTATGCGAAGCTATTAAGTCTGAAATTAAAAATAAAAAACCAAAAATATTTATATTATATTCAAATTGCCATAATCCAACATCAGGTATTTTAAGTTCTGTTGAAAGACATGAAATTATAAATTTAGCAAAAGAAGTTAATGCAATTATAATAGAAATGGATATTTATAAAGGGCTCAATTATGATGATTTTGTGCCACCATATCTTTCAGCAATGGATGGATTCAATCATACAATATATATTTCAAGCTATTCTAAAATATTTGCCCCAGGAGTACGGATTGGATATTTGGCATCAAATAATGAAAAAATTCAAAGATTAATTCTTATGAAAACCTATCATGAAATTACTACTTCTTTAATTGACCAGCAAATTGTTTATGAAATGTGTATAAGAGGGATTTTAAAAAAACATATTCATAAGTTAAAGGATAGCTACAGGTCAAAAAGAGATACTCTTATTTCTATGCTAAAAAAGACTTCTCCTCAAGGATCAAAATGGAATCACCCAGAAGCAGGAATGCATTTATGGTTTGAATTTCCTCAAGGGGAAGATTTAAAAGTTATTGAAGAAAGATCATTCGAGAAAAAAATTGCAATTGCACCTGGATATTATTTTTTCCCTAACAAAATAAATTGCAATTTTATGCGTATTAATTTTGCTAATCTTGAACCCGTTCAAACTTATAATTCATTAGAAACAATTTTTACGATATGGAGAAATGCTTCTTCAAGAAAATGGATACAAAAAAAATGATTGATATATTATCGCAAAAAGCAACAATTGGTTTTTATTTTCATATTCCTTTTTGCCCACATATTTGCCCTTATTGTGACTTTATAAAAACATCAAAATTCACCAAAAAAGATATTATTGAATATTTTAATGAACTAAAAATTCAACTTAAATTTTTCATAGATAATATCCCTGAATATCACAATAAACATATTACAGTATATTTTGGTGGTGGAACTCCTGGTCTTTTTGAAGCATCTTATTATAAAGAACTTTTTGATATATTAAATTCTTTTTTCTATATTGAAGAAGCCACTCTAGAAACAAATCCTCTTACTAATTTGGAACGACGTTTTGAGGATTATTTAAATGTTGGATTTAATAGAATTACATTAGGAGCTCAATCTCTTTGTTCAAATGCACTTAAAATTTTAGGCAGAAAACATACTCCAGAAAATATATTAAATAATATAAAATGGGCAAAAAATGCCGGTTTTAAAAATATTCAAGTAGATCTTATTTATGGTTTAAAAAATGGAGTTAGAACAATATCGGTTAAAGATGAAATTGAATCTTTATATGAAGCAGGTTCATCTGGAATATCCGCTTATGCTTTAACAATTGAAAAAAGAACTTTATTTGCAAAAACCGATTTTGCCAACGATGACATTGCGGTTCAAGAATATTATGAAATATTATCTAAATGTAAATCAATTGGTTTTCAACAACATGAAACTAGTAATTTTTCATCTTTAGATACAAAACACAATAATATTTATTGGTATGGTATGCCATATATTGGCATTGGAACGGGTTCGCATGGCTTACTTCCTTCAACAAAAGAATATCCATATGGAATTCGTTACAAAATTGGCGAGGAATCTGAAGCGTCTTACGCACCAGGAAATGATAAACTTATTTTTTCTGACAAAAATGAAAGGATGAAAAATTTTTCTATCCATTATGAAACACCAAGAAGTAAACAAGATTATATATCTGAAATGATATTTACACTTTTAAGAACACCAAATGGAATTCCTTTAGATTGGCTTAAATTATATAGTGGTAACAATGATATTTTAAATATTTTATTAAATAATTCAAAAATAAATAGAGCAATTCATGAAGGAAAAATTCTTTTTTCTGAGCGTTCAATATCCTTAAGCCCTGAAGAAAAAATAAGAGGTGATTCCTGGGTTGCAGATTTTATCTCCTTGATTTAAATTTTTACTCTCCATAAAATACTGAAAGATACAATTATATTTTTTATATCAATTTGAGAATATATTAAGATTCTTGAGGATGAATATTTTATGAGAGGCTTATTGAAAATATTTATAATTATATTTTTTATTTGCTTTTTATCAAATTCTTATGCTCAAGTTGATCCAACAATACCACTGCCACAAAGAAATTTACAAAATAACTTAACAAACCCAATTATAAACGATAACCCTTTTATAGATCAAAAATTGCCTAGTGTTAAAAAACAAAAAAACGTTCCATCAAATTCAACAACGAATCAAAATCAAATGAAAAAAGAAAATGAGCCCATAGAGGATAATGAAGAAGAAAAAGAAGAGAAAAAAGAAGTAAAAGAAGAAAATTCTAATAAAAAAGAAGAGGCTCCAGAAGATAAAGATGAAGGTCTTTTAGGTCCTTTTAGAATTGGTCCCATGATTGGTTTTGGAATATTAATGGGTCCAAATATTAGCATTGAATCTAAGATTTTTAGATATATTGGTTTATCTGTGAGTTATGGTTTTTATAATAATTTTGATATGTTCAGATTTTCTAATATTAAATCAATTTTAAATTCTCAGTCACAAGATTTTCAATTTAATACCTTAACCTTATCTTATTCTCAGCTTGAAGGAAAAATAAGTATTTTTCCCTTTGGGGGTAGTTTTTTTATAGGAGCTTCTTATGGAAGAAGACTCATAAATCTTTATTCAACAGGAACACTTAATGTAACCATTCCAAATTATCCTACAAAAATATCTACTCCATTTAATGAAAATATTACTATAAATTCTATATACTGGACTCCTCAAATGGGATTACTTGCAACATGGAGCGGAAGTTTTGGTTGGTTTGCCA
Coding sequences within it:
- a CDS encoding coproporphyrinogen-III oxidase family protein; its protein translation is MIDILSQKATIGFYFHIPFCPHICPYCDFIKTSKFTKKDIIEYFNELKIQLKFFIDNIPEYHNKHITVYFGGGTPGLFEASYYKELFDILNSFFYIEEATLETNPLTNLERRFEDYLNVGFNRITLGAQSLCSNALKILGRKHTPENILNNIKWAKNAGFKNIQVDLIYGLKNGVRTISVKDEIESLYEAGSSGISAYALTIEKRTLFAKTDFANDDIAVQEYYEILSKCKSIGFQQHETSNFSSLDTKHNNIYWYGMPYIGIGTGSHGLLPSTKEYPYGIRYKIGEESEASYAPGNDKLIFSDKNERMKNFSIHYETPRSKQDYISEMIFTLLRTPNGIPLDWLKLYSGNNDILNILLNNSKINRAIHEGKILFSERSISLSPEEKIRGDSWVADFISLI
- a CDS encoding PLP-dependent aminotransferase family protein encodes the protein MAGFRKIYIDSSSDKTYSDQIVEQYIRAIQTGTLLVGAKLPSIRDLSLTLKINKIGVITAYNKLCDGGYIKAKAGSGYYVIYKPQKKYERISDKTVTALNQDPQISAQDFSYQPLFYYSNESITNLGGNDIPKNLGIMEDLRGITRTIFSNNSIIYQYPNRQGYLPLREFIAFELENKGMPIFNAEQVLICNGAIQALNIVLNTYLSPNDYIVIEAPNYEFYFSSFILKKYKHIYLERTPEKINLCEAIKSEIKNKKPKIFILYSNCHNPTSGILSSVERHEIINLAKEVNAIIIEMDIYKGLNYDDFVPPYLSAMDGFNHTIYISSYSKIFAPGVRIGYLASNNEKIQRLILMKTYHEITTSLIDQQIVYEMCIRGILKKHIHKLKDSYRSKRDTLISMLKKTSPQGSKWNHPEAGMHLWFEFPQGEDLKVIEERSFEKKIAIAPGYYFFPNKINCNFMRINFANLEPVQTYNSLETIFTIWRNASSRKWIQKK